The segment TGAGTGGCAAACCTTCCATAAAAAATAAGCAGTTCCGTTCCCTTTATTTCAGGCACCACTCATAAGCATTCTGGAACATTTTTAGCCATGGAGATGCTGTTTCACTGCTATCGTAATTAGGCGGGAGCCAGTGAGCCTGCCAGTTGAGAAAGCTCCGTTCCGGATGCGGCATCATCGCAAGATGTCGGCCATCTGCGGTGCATAATCCGGTAATGCCCTCGGGAGATCCGTTGGGGTTGAACGGATACTGTTCTGTCTGCACTCCATCGTCATCAACGAAGGCTAAGGCTGCAAGCTGTTGATCTTTAACCTGCTTGAAAATTGTCGGATCCGGAAAGCTGAGTTTGCCTTCACCGTGGGCAACATGAATTCCAAAAGTCAGGCCTTCCATGCCCTGAAGCATAATTGATTTGTTGGGCAGAATTTTAACTGTAGACCAGCGAGATTCGAAACGTCGGGAGTTGTTCTGGATAAAACGGGGTTGTATCTCTGGGCTGATACCCCGCCATGGCACCCAGCCTAGAAGTCCGAAAAGCTGGCAGCCGTTGCATATGCCAAGAGAAAAGGTGTTCGGGTCGTTGTAGAACTTAGTAAACATTTGCTTTAGCTTTTCATTAAATACAATTGTTGCGGCCCATCCTTTAGCACTTTCAGGGACATCAGCGTAAGAAAATCCACCAACTGCAGCAAGACCACGGAAACCATCGAGATTGATATCTCCATTGAGTAAATCACTCATCGTGATATCCCAAGGCTCAAAACCAGCGGCAAAAAAGGCGCTGGACATTTCACGGTCAGAATTACTACCTTCGTCACGCAAGATGGCGACTTTAGGTTTAGTTGAGTTATCAACTATCTGGGGTGAAGAGAAAGCTGGTGTGAAAGGAACGGAATACTGAGGCCCTTTACGGTTGTAGAGTATCTTTTTCTCTTCGTTTGCACAGGCAGGATTCATCTGTAATTTTTCAAGCTGATAACTTGTCTCTTCCCATATTTGGCGAAGATCCAACATGCTGCCAGTAAGGACAGGATCTCCATTAAAGGTAATCGCAATCTCTTTAGTTGAGGTTGTGCTGCCAAGAACAGCAAAGGGTATGTCGGCTTCTTTTAATATGGATTCAACTTTCAACGTGTCAGTTGACCTGACCTCAAAAACCAAACCAAGTTCTTCAGAGAAAAAGTAATTAATTAAAGATGTTGAACTTGAAACATCCAGAGTAATACCGCAATTTCCGGAAAAAGCCATCTCAAGAACAGTAGTAATTAAACCGCCGTCACTGCGGTCATGACCTGAGCAGATCAGTTTGTTTCTGATAAGATTTTGAACAGTGGCAAACGATTGTTTAAGTAAAGCCGGATTTTCCATGTCGGGTGTATCTGAGCCAACTTGGTTGAAAACCTGAGCGAGTGCGGAACCTCCCAGACGATTCTTGCCGTCTGCCAGATCAATAAAGTAAAGAAGCGAGGCGCCTGCCTGCTTAATATCCGGAGTTACAACCTGAGTGATGTCTTCCATCGTTGAGTAAACAGAAATGACCAGTTCACGGGGTGATTTTACAGTTTCATTGCCAACTCGGGTAGCCATTGAAAGGCTGTCTTTGCCGCCGTCAACAGCAACGCCCAGGGCAATCATAGAGTCGCGCATGGCACAGGCTGCATCATAAAGAGCTGAACCCTCACCGGCAAGTTTTGGGGCCCACATCCAGTTCGCAGAACATTTAATAGAGTTGATGCCATCGATTGCGGCCCACATGATATTGGTAACCGATTCACCAACGGCCATTCGGGCACCCGCTGAAGGATTTGAAAGCATTTTTATGGGCTGTTCTCCAATGGCACAGGCGGCGCCGGATTTGCCGAAATGGCTTTGGGCGATGACGGCAACATCACTGACAGTTGCTTGCAGGGGTCCACAACACTGCTGTTGGGCGATAAGGCCGGTTACGCTCCTGTCGACTTTATTGGTAAGAAATCGTTTTGAGCCAACCGAAACGAGTTTCAAGACACGATCAAGGGCGGATTGCAAGGTGGTATCGGCAGGGATCGCCACCTTAGACAGGGCAGTCGGAATACGGTTATCTTTAAATGTTTTAGTAGGGACATTGCCTAAAACCTCAGAAAGTTCAAGGTCTACAGGGGTGGAGTTGTCAAATTCATCACGAACAATGAAACGTAAATCACCCGTTACCTGTCCCAAGACCTCACAATTGACTTTTTCTCGGGAGCAAATAGCTTTAAATTTATCAAGATTTTCGGGTCGGACCAGAAAACCATTTCGTTCTTGAAATTCTGCTACATAAATTTCAAGAACCGACATGGTCGGGTCGCCTGCCTTTATGTTCCGGATATTGATCTGTCCGCCGGATTTTTCAACCAGTTCTTTAAGGACATTTGCCGGGCCGCCAGCGCCCTGATCGTGAATAACGTCAATAAGAGAGTGCTCTCCCATTTCATTACAGGCACGAATGACTCGGTTCATTTTCTGTTCCATCTCAGCGTCACCGCGCTGAACTGCATTAAAGTCGAGCTCTTCGGCATTTTCGCCTTGCAGCATACTTGAAGCAGCGCCGCCGCCAAAACCAACACGGTAGGCGGGTCCACCGACCTGGATAATGTACATATCCTTTTCTTCAGCACTTTTCTTGATATGGCGATGGTCAATCTGGCCGATGCCGCCGGTAAACATGATCGGTTTTAAAAAACCCCAGCGCTGTCCATCATCAAGGCGCATATCAAATGAGCGGGTGAAGCCTTGGATTAGTGGTTCGCCAAACTTATTCCCGTAATCAGAAGCGCCGTTACTTGCCTCAATTTCAATTTTTAAAGCACTTGCCAGGTTTGATGGGCATTCCAGGGGAGTTTCCCATGGCAACTCGTAGCCGTTGATATGCAGATTTGCAACGCAGTAACCTGTGGTGCCTGCAACTACAAAGCCGCCTTGACCTGTGCCCTGCACGTCTCGTATTCTGCCACCGGTGCCGGTTTCAGCTCCGGGGAAGGGGGCAACTCCCGTGGGGAAATTATGAGTTTCAGCTGTGAAAATCAGATCATAGGTAGCTGTCGTAGGTACCAGAGGGCTAGTTTGCCCAGGTGACTTCGGTATAATAGTAGAGATCGATCTGCCCGTGATGCCGCTGGAGTTGTCTTTAAATGCAATAACACTGTTGTCTGGGTTTGCCTTAAGAGTCGATATAACGACCTGCATTAAGTTTTCAGGCTGTTCAACGCCGTCAATAACTTGAATGCCACGGAAAAAACTATGTCGTGAGTGTTCGCTGTTGGCATTGTTTAAATCCATAATTTCAACAATGGTGGGGTTCCGATTATGTTTTTTTACAAAATAATCGTAATAAAAGTTTCTATCCCACTCATCCATAGAGATTCCTGGAATACTGGCTAAGGCATCGGGGCCATTTTCCATCATCGGTACATCGTACACCTTTTCCGGAACAATACCTGTGTCAAATGTTTTTAATGGTTCGTTGTACCGGCATTCTGTCATGCGATCATGGTTGTCATGCACAAAGGTGTTAATTGAGACAGATTCGTCAACCAGATACCGTCTTGAACGTTCAACCCGGGTAATACCTTCAAGTCCGATGGCTGAACATATTGAAACCATGTTGGAGGACCAGGCAGTGGCAAAATTGAGACGTGGTCCAAGTTCCACAATCGTCCCGCCATGCAGTGACGAGGTAGCAGTTACCGTACTTGCGATGAATCCGTCGGCAAGTAACTCCATGAGTTGCTGAATTTCATTGGGCTTCAATGGGTGGTGGCTTTCAATATTGAAGCAATATTCAAACGAATCAGAAATTTTGCGGTAAAGCTGTTGCACTGTCTGGGACATTGGGAATCCTGTGTGTATAAATTTGATATAATAATGTGGGTGAGGATTTGAAAAGATTTGAGTGATCTTTTTACAACCCTTTCGCCAAATTGGCAAACACTTATTGGCTATCAGGTCGGCAGCAGGTAAGGGAGGTGCGGAAATCGGAAGGGCCTGATTTAATGCATAAAAAACATCTTGGATCGGTGTCTTTGCTTAACCTCCCGCTAAAAGCATGCGGGATTAACGAGAGAGTTTAATGTGCCAAAGTAGAAATAATCTGGTCTCTGTTGATGCATTTTTTTAGGCTGCCAAGTCAATAACCGGCTGGCCCAAACTATGGATTCGTTCATCAATCTTGGTAAGTGCCTTCTCAAGGGTGTTGTAACTAATCTCTGGAAGTTTTCCTCCCCAGAGTTTTTCAGCTTCTTTAAAACCACGAATAATACCTTCGCGGCCCATGCGCATTTTTTCAACATTATTACCAGCGCCACTAATTACAAAATTTGAAAGCCGGTCGGCTGTTTGGGTGGTTCCCCAGTAACCTTCCTCAAATATGTCCATAAAGGATTTAGGTTTACTCTGCTCTGCAGGAGTTTCAGCCTGTGAAGCTGTTTTGGATTTTTCTTGTAAAAATTTGTATTCGATACTCTGCTCGTTTGTTTCTGACCGGCTAAACAGCTTTATATCAAGGCGGAATGAGGTCTGTTTCTGATCCTGAAAATTTGGAACCGACAGGTTGCCAGTTGGATCAGTATTAGGCACTGACCTATATAATGAACTTTGCAGAGTTGTTTGCGTGTAGTATTGAGTAATGCTAAGCTTCATATCGTACCTCATTAAATTAAGTTCAAAGGTGTGGCATGTTTTGGTTACCTGCTATTAATGAATTAATCGGTTGATCTGCAGCATTTGATAAATTTTATCGCTACTTCATCTCTTGTATACATTGAAAAAACAACAACTACCAATCAACAAGGTCATACCCGAAATCAAGACTGCCCTTTGTAGAGGTTCGGCTGTCTTGGCCGCTCCTCCCGGAACGGGAAAAACAACGGTCGTGCCACTGGCTTTGCTGGAGGAAGAGTGGCTTGGGAATCGGAAAATTCTAATTCTTGAGCCGCGCCGGTTAGCTGCCAGGGCTGCCGCCGCACGTATGAGCTGGTTATTAGGTGAAAAATGTGGCCAGACGGTTGGCTATCATATTCGTTTTGATCGTTGTGTCTCGCGTCAGACTCGCATCGAAGTTCTTACTGAAGGAATTTTAACCAGAAGAATACAAAATGATCCGGATATGGCAGATGTTGGTCTGATTATCTTTGACGAGTTTCACGAAAGAAGCATACACGCAGATTTAGCCTTAGCTCTATGCCTGGATGTCTGCCAGATTACCGATCTGCGCCTGCTGATAATGTCTGCTACGCTGGCAGTAGAACCAATTTCCAGATTATTGGGCGGAGCCCCTGTTATTAATTGTGAACTGGAAAACTATCCAGTTGATATAGAGTATATACAGCATGAAGCTGTGGGGAAAATTCAACCAACGTTAAAGGGTATTCGTAAAGTACTTAACGAAAGACAGGGGGATATTCTTGCCTTTCTGCCTGGTGTTGGTGAAATTAATGCAGTCAATCAGCAACTGCTTGAAGGGCTTTCTGGTGATATCCTCAGTTTGCCGCTTTATGGCAATTTGACTCAGTTCGAACAAGATAGAGTAATTATGCCGGATTCCGCTGGTAGACGAAGAGTTGTCTTGGCGACATCCATTGCCGAGACCAGTCTTACCATTGAAGGTGTCACTAATGTAGTGGATAGTGGGTGGAGCCGGCGGTCACGTTTTAACCCAACCAACGGCATGAGTGGACTGGAAACGGTACGAGTGTCTAAAGCCGTTGCAACACAAAGGGCTGGACGGGCAGGGCGCTTGGGGCCTGGATATTGCCTGCGGCTCTGGACTGAAAATCAGCACCACAGTTTTGTGCCGTTTCTGCCCCCGGAGCTCTTAACAGCGGACCTTGCCAATCTTGCTCTTGAACTTTTCCTGTGGGGAGCAGCAGACCCTGCTGATCTGTTGTGGCTGGATTGTCCACGATCTGGAACTTACCAGCAGGCCAAAGAACTGTTAATCTCCCTGGGGGTTATAAAGAATAATCAACTGACGACACTTGGCAGAAAGGTTGCCTCTCTTCCCCTTCACCCACGTTTGGGCGTGATGCTGTTAATGGCCGATGAATCCGGTCAGACTGGGTTGGCCTGTGATCTTGCTGCGCTTATATCCGAGCGCGATATTGTCTATAAAAGCGGCCAGACATCAGTCGACCTGCTTGATCGTCTGCACGTATTGGAGTTGTGGCGCACTAAAGGTGGCTCAGTTAATAAAAATGGTGTTGATTCAACTGGTTGTCTGCGGATTAATCGGCTTACAGAGCAGTGGTTACGCCTTATTTCAGCAAAAAGACAGAGGTCAGATTACCATAATATTGCCGGCCTGCTGGCCTATGCCTATCCTGACCGAATTGCCAAACAAAGAAGCGAATCGAAAGGGCGCTATGTTCTGGCAAACGGCAAGGGCGTCTATCTGCCTCAAGACGATCACCTTGTTGTGAATGAATATCTGGTAGTACCTCAGCTTGATGCCGGTCACAAAGAGGGGAAGATCTACCTGGCTGCTGCTGTAAACATTGATGAACTTCGAAAAACTCATCAGGAGCTGTTCTCTAAAACGCAACAAGTTGCCTGGGATGATGATAAAAAGAGGGTCACAGCTCTTGAAATTGAACGTTTAGGCGAAATCGTCACTCAGGAAAAATCTTGGGACGGGGTGGATCAAGACCTCATCGTTCAGGCTTTGCTTACTGGTATCCGTTCCTTATG is part of the Desulfobulbaceae bacterium genome and harbors:
- the purL gene encoding phosphoribosylformylglycinamidine synthase, with the translated sequence MSQTVQQLYRKISDSFEYCFNIESHHPLKPNEIQQLMELLADGFIASTVTATSSLHGGTIVELGPRLNFATAWSSNMVSICSAIGLEGITRVERSRRYLVDESVSINTFVHDNHDRMTECRYNEPLKTFDTGIVPEKVYDVPMMENGPDALASIPGISMDEWDRNFYYDYFVKKHNRNPTIVEIMDLNNANSEHSRHSFFRGIQVIDGVEQPENLMQVVISTLKANPDNSVIAFKDNSSGITGRSISTIIPKSPGQTSPLVPTTATYDLIFTAETHNFPTGVAPFPGAETGTGGRIRDVQGTGQGGFVVAGTTGYCVANLHINGYELPWETPLECPSNLASALKIEIEASNGASDYGNKFGEPLIQGFTRSFDMRLDDGQRWGFLKPIMFTGGIGQIDHRHIKKSAEEKDMYIIQVGGPAYRVGFGGGAASSMLQGENAEELDFNAVQRGDAEMEQKMNRVIRACNEMGEHSLIDVIHDQGAGGPANVLKELVEKSGGQINIRNIKAGDPTMSVLEIYVAEFQERNGFLVRPENLDKFKAICSREKVNCEVLGQVTGDLRFIVRDEFDNSTPVDLELSEVLGNVPTKTFKDNRIPTALSKVAIPADTTLQSALDRVLKLVSVGSKRFLTNKVDRSVTGLIAQQQCCGPLQATVSDVAVIAQSHFGKSGAACAIGEQPIKMLSNPSAGARMAVGESVTNIMWAAIDGINSIKCSANWMWAPKLAGEGSALYDAACAMRDSMIALGVAVDGGKDSLSMATRVGNETVKSPRELVISVYSTMEDITQVVTPDIKQAGASLLYFIDLADGKNRLGGSALAQVFNQVGSDTPDMENPALLKQSFATVQNLIRNKLICSGHDRSDGGLITTVLEMAFSGNCGITLDVSSSTSLINYFFSEELGLVFEVRSTDTLKVESILKEADIPFAVLGSTTSTKEIAITFNGDPVLTGSMLDLRQIWEETSYQLEKLQMNPACANEEKKILYNRKGPQYSVPFTPAFSSPQIVDNSTKPKVAILRDEGSNSDREMSSAFFAAGFEPWDITMSDLLNGDINLDGFRGLAAVGGFSYADVPESAKGWAATIVFNEKLKQMFTKFYNDPNTFSLGICNGCQLFGLLGWVPWRGISPEIQPRFIQNNSRRFESRWSTVKILPNKSIMLQGMEGLTFGIHVAHGEGKLSFPDPTIFKQVKDQQLAALAFVDDDGVQTEQYPFNPNGSPEGITGLCTADGRHLAMMPHPERSFLNWQAHWLPPNYDSSETASPWLKMFQNAYEWCLK
- the hrpB gene encoding ATP-dependent helicase HrpB; amino-acid sequence: MKKQQLPINKVIPEIKTALCRGSAVLAAPPGTGKTTVVPLALLEEEWLGNRKILILEPRRLAARAAAARMSWLLGEKCGQTVGYHIRFDRCVSRQTRIEVLTEGILTRRIQNDPDMADVGLIIFDEFHERSIHADLALALCLDVCQITDLRLLIMSATLAVEPISRLLGGAPVINCELENYPVDIEYIQHEAVGKIQPTLKGIRKVLNERQGDILAFLPGVGEINAVNQQLLEGLSGDILSLPLYGNLTQFEQDRVIMPDSAGRRRVVLATSIAETSLTIEGVTNVVDSGWSRRSRFNPTNGMSGLETVRVSKAVATQRAGRAGRLGPGYCLRLWTENQHHSFVPFLPPELLTADLANLALELFLWGAADPADLLWLDCPRSGTYQQAKELLISLGVIKNNQLTTLGRKVASLPLHPRLGVMLLMADESGQTGLACDLAALISERDIVYKSGQTSVDLLDRLHVLELWRTKGGSVNKNGVDSTGCLRINRLTEQWLRLISAKRQRSDYHNIAGLLAYAYPDRIAKQRSESKGRYVLANGKGVYLPQDDHLVVNEYLVVPQLDAGHKEGKIYLAAAVNIDELRKTHQELFSKTQQVAWDDDKKRVTALEIERLGEIVTQEKSWDGVDQDLIVQALLTGIRSLCLDCLPWDKVSRQLQSRINCLRSWQPEENWPDLSDEELLKNLSWIEPYLAGMYKLSHLKSIQMATILKAMLTWDQQQTLQRDAPVRLQVASGSLIELHYQVGELPRLAVRIQELYGTADNPSVCMGRVPVVIHLLSPARRPIQITSDLAGFWAGSYPEVIKEMKGRYPKHFWPDDPAKAVATKSVKGR